A stretch of Pseudomonas sp. LRP2-20 DNA encodes these proteins:
- a CDS encoding cytochrome c, producing the protein MGFVRSTLALALGLAVVSQALAADEAQVKRGEYLARAADCMACHTAEGGAPFAGGLPIHSPFGTIYGSNITPDKQHGIGSYTADEFFAAVTEGKRKDGANLYPAMPYTSYHLIKREDSDAILAYLMTIPPINRPAPETKLSFPFNVRLGLTGWNMLYGKSVQLQPTEGKSPAWQRGQYMVEVMGHCGECHTPRNPIGALQQDKRLTGGLLAGYLAPSLLAQDLADRGWTQPDLTTFLKHGISAQGSMFNEMFPVVHHSTQHLEDADLAAMATYLLGDQPPKAKVIEAVPLEQLTESAKRGRQQYLNVCAGCHGVDGEGKPHIAVAMQGNTVLRQDDSRNLAKAILDGIREQQFTGFERMQPMPGFADKLDDQQVTDMLNYLRQAWGGLPGDLTVQQLAELKAE; encoded by the coding sequence ATGGGCTTCGTTCGCAGCACTCTCGCGCTGGCCCTGGGCCTTGCCGTCGTTTCGCAGGCACTGGCGGCCGACGAGGCGCAGGTCAAGCGGGGTGAATACCTGGCCCGTGCGGCCGACTGCATGGCCTGCCACACGGCCGAAGGCGGCGCGCCGTTTGCCGGTGGCCTGCCGATCCATTCACCGTTCGGCACCATCTATGGCAGCAACATCACCCCTGACAAGCAGCACGGCATTGGCAGCTACACGGCCGACGAGTTCTTCGCTGCCGTCACCGAGGGCAAGCGCAAGGATGGCGCCAACCTCTATCCGGCCATGCCTTACACCTCGTACCACCTGATCAAGCGGGAAGACTCGGACGCGATCCTGGCCTACCTGATGACCATCCCGCCGATCAACCGCCCGGCGCCGGAAACCAAATTGAGTTTCCCGTTCAACGTGCGCCTGGGCTTGACTGGCTGGAACATGCTGTACGGCAAGAGCGTGCAGTTGCAGCCAACCGAAGGCAAGAGCCCGGCCTGGCAGCGTGGGCAGTACATGGTCGAGGTCATGGGCCACTGTGGCGAGTGCCATACGCCGCGCAACCCGATCGGTGCACTGCAACAGGACAAGCGCCTGACCGGTGGCCTGCTGGCCGGCTACCTGGCGCCGAGCCTGCTGGCCCAGGACCTGGCCGACCGTGGCTGGACCCAGCCGGACCTGACCACCTTCCTCAAGCATGGCATCAGCGCCCAGGGCAGCATGTTCAACGAGATGTTCCCGGTGGTGCACCACAGCACCCAGCATCTTGAAGACGCCGACCTGGCGGCCATGGCCACGTACCTGCTGGGTGACCAGCCGCCGAAGGCCAAGGTGATCGAGGCGGTGCCCCTGGAGCAGCTTACCGAGAGCGCCAAGCGTGGCCGCCAGCAGTACCTCAATGTCTGCGCCGGTTGCCACGGTGTGGACGGTGAGGGCAAGCCGCACATTGCCGTGGCCATGCAGGGCAATACCGTGTTGCGCCAGGATGATTCACGCAACCTGGCCAAGGCGATCCTCGATGGCATCCGTGAACAGCAGTTCACCGGCTTCGAGCGCATGCAGCCGATGCCGGGCTTTGCCGACAAGCTCGACGACCAGCAAGTGACAGACATGCTCAACTACCTGCGCCAGGCCTGGGGTGGACTGCCCGGCGACCTGACCGTACAGCAGCTCGCCGAGCTGAAGGCGGAGTAA
- a CDS encoding xanthine dehydrogenase family protein molybdopterin-binding subunit: MSNRDISRRAFLQGGLIAGVGVTMAPLGSQAFAALMEERVTTSPQKWMNHDGKARFRNDALSKVCGNKVFARDIRAKDMPGWPTQQGHALLLKATKVDRIYAGHDLSLLGADLQPDRIVTAADLAKDGIAWPEAHSPDPLLPPGQVPMFIGHPVAILIWHDFERFRQAKRKLQFNDKAITYGAQAPLYQRDPYGSFRFVRVGGATPFDDDEFSSLKNSMLFPTILNRKPVWSKQPNQHGDLTEQGLFYAKRMGEQLDNPPEDWLVFDERYKTPSIEPAALEPDNGNGWYDPATGTLHFVVATQCPFEAAQECVHMIKPSRFALNTLNMHPGYTVGYGSKDNNIFVFYAAVAALYGEGVPVRLANDRYEQFQSGIKRHAFDIRYQLAVDKKDNRFKIFRADMSCDGGGRINYSPSVAAVGATAAQSIYYMPQNDLSVTAYFSRGVEAGSMRGYGTLQTMAATEMMVDEIAGRLGVDAIDLRRANALKSGMKNTQGAVPAGALRLYEILDKAAVHDWWRNRDARKQQMDAKDPDHWYGVGFAICQKDFGTGSEAPMASIEFSADGRISLRHIGTELGTGMSTSQALVVSDFLGRSADEVKTAVTEWPELQLTTSGNPYLISQPEQDAALRNPRWVGKLASPSSATNSAFYFSHATREAARVLFNHGLWPAAMAIWSQGPHGGQANPLVVRRENAVWVNGELTGNGLAPIPFAQLAQKAHEMGLVTGVSVHGFNRWSWAEADFVIDGVRERFPLDAVAVKYGDGAVNAKKAQMSSHGYHLLDRQNAAYPDTQLNNAMVTYYSPVATIVEVKVNKGTHEVQVLNHHSWVECGRVLVPELVKGQLEGGIAMGIGHALTEEMPLHEGGPGEGDWNFNRYRLPHARDVAVWKQTSEILPPLSPTDPSKGIAEVVMIPVVGAIGNAVAHAIGKRVRDLPITPARIKEALNG; this comes from the coding sequence ATGTCCAACCGTGATATTTCCCGGCGCGCCTTCTTGCAAGGCGGCCTGATCGCTGGTGTCGGCGTGACCATGGCGCCACTTGGCAGCCAGGCATTTGCCGCCCTGATGGAGGAGCGCGTCACCACCTCGCCGCAAAAGTGGATGAACCATGACGGCAAGGCGCGTTTTCGCAACGACGCACTGTCCAAGGTCTGTGGCAACAAGGTCTTCGCCCGCGACATCCGCGCCAAGGACATGCCCGGCTGGCCGACCCAGCAAGGCCACGCGCTGCTGCTCAAGGCGACCAAGGTCGACCGCATCTATGCCGGCCATGACCTCAGCCTGCTCGGCGCCGACCTGCAGCCAGACCGTATCGTCACCGCCGCCGACCTGGCCAAGGACGGTATCGCCTGGCCCGAGGCCCATTCGCCCGACCCGCTGCTGCCGCCCGGCCAGGTGCCGATGTTCATCGGCCACCCGGTGGCGATCCTGATCTGGCACGACTTCGAGCGCTTCCGCCAGGCCAAGCGCAAGCTGCAGTTCAACGACAAGGCGATCACCTACGGCGCCCAGGCCCCGCTGTACCAGCGTGACCCCTATGGCAGCTTCCGCTTCGTGCGTGTGGGCGGCGCTACGCCGTTCGATGACGATGAGTTCTCCAGCCTGAAGAACTCCATGCTGTTCCCCACCATCCTCAACCGCAAACCGGTGTGGTCGAAGCAGCCCAACCAGCACGGCGACCTGACCGAGCAGGGCTTGTTCTACGCCAAGCGCATGGGCGAGCAACTGGACAACCCGCCCGAGGACTGGTTGGTCTTCGACGAGCGCTACAAGACGCCGTCGATCGAGCCCGCCGCGCTGGAACCGGACAACGGCAACGGCTGGTACGACCCGGCGACCGGCACGCTGCACTTCGTGGTCGCGACCCAGTGCCCGTTCGAAGCGGCCCAGGAATGCGTGCACATGATCAAGCCGTCGCGCTTCGCCCTGAACACGCTGAACATGCACCCGGGCTACACCGTGGGTTACGGCTCCAAAGACAACAACATCTTCGTCTTCTACGCCGCCGTGGCCGCGCTGTATGGCGAGGGTGTGCCGGTGCGCCTGGCCAACGACCGCTACGAGCAGTTCCAGAGTGGCATCAAGCGCCATGCCTTCGACATCCGCTACCAGCTGGCCGTGGACAAGAAAGACAACCGCTTCAAGATCTTCCGCGCCGATATGAGCTGCGACGGTGGCGGGCGCATCAACTACAGCCCGTCGGTGGCCGCCGTGGGCGCCACCGCGGCGCAGTCGATCTACTACATGCCGCAGAACGACCTGTCGGTGACCGCTTACTTCTCCCGCGGTGTCGAGGCGGGGTCCATGCGCGGCTACGGCACCCTGCAGACCATGGCCGCCACCGAAATGATGGTGGATGAAATCGCCGGTCGCCTGGGCGTCGACGCCATCGACCTGCGCCGCGCCAACGCGCTGAAGTCGGGCATGAAGAACACCCAGGGTGCGGTCCCGGCCGGTGCCCTGCGCCTTTACGAGATCCTCGACAAGGCGGCCGTGCATGACTGGTGGCGCAACCGTGATGCACGCAAGCAACAGATGGACGCCAAGGACCCGGACCACTGGTACGGCGTCGGTTTTGCCATCTGCCAGAAGGACTTCGGCACCGGCTCCGAGGCGCCGATGGCCAGCATCGAGTTCAGCGCCGATGGCCGCATCAGCCTGCGCCACATCGGCACCGAACTGGGCACGGGCATGTCCACGTCCCAGGCGCTGGTGGTCAGCGACTTCCTCGGCCGCTCGGCCGACGAGGTGAAGACGGCGGTCACCGAATGGCCGGAGTTGCAGTTGACCACCAGCGGCAACCCGTACCTGATCAGCCAGCCCGAACAGGACGCCGCGCTGCGCAACCCGCGCTGGGTCGGCAAGCTGGCTTCGCCGTCGTCGGCGACCAACTCGGCGTTCTACTTCAGCCACGCCACCCGTGAAGCGGCCCGCGTGCTCTTCAACCACGGCCTGTGGCCGGCGGCCATGGCCATCTGGAGCCAGGGCCCGCACGGCGGCCAGGCCAACCCGCTGGTGGTGCGCCGCGAGAACGCGGTGTGGGTCAACGGCGAGCTGACCGGCAACGGCCTGGCGCCGATCCCGTTCGCCCAGCTGGCGCAGAAGGCTCACGAGATGGGCCTGGTCACCGGCGTCAGCGTGCACGGCTTCAACCGCTGGAGCTGGGCCGAGGCCGACTTCGTCATCGACGGCGTGCGCGAGCGCTTCCCGCTCGATGCCGTGGCGGTGAAGTACGGCGATGGCGCGGTGAATGCCAAGAAAGCGCAGATGAGCAGCCATGGCTACCACCTGCTCGACCGGCAGAACGCCGCTTACCCGGATACCCAACTGAACAACGCCATGGTCACCTACTACAGCCCGGTGGCGACCATAGTCGAGGTCAAGGTCAACAAGGGCACTCACGAAGTGCAGGTGCTCAACCATCACAGCTGGGTCGAGTGTGGCCGTGTGCTGGTGCCGGAACTGGTCAAAGGCCAGCTCGAAGGCGGTATCGCCATGGGCATCGGCCATGCACTGACCGAGGAAATGCCGTTGCACGAGGGTGGGCCCGGGGAGGGCGACTGGAACTTCAACCGCTACCGCCTGCCCCATGCGCGCGATGTGGCGGTGTGGAAGCAGACCAGCGAAATCCTCCCGCCGCTGTCACCGACCGACCCATCCAAGGGCATCGCCGAAGTGGTGATGATCCCGGTCGTCGGTGCCATCGGCAACGCCGTGGCGCATGCCATTGGCAAGCGCGTGCGCGATCTCCCCATCACCCCAGCCCGTATCAAGGAGGCCCTCAATGGCTAA
- a CDS encoding (2Fe-2S)-binding protein: MANRPLQLTLNGQPVGPVEVPDDLAMIDYLHEHQNLTGSRLGCGQGICHACVVIVDNPDGTSEEVRTCITGAHYFEGKKVRTIEGHAKQDEAGNLTLNPIQQKFVDLFAFQCSYCAPGFVNAATVLVETAQRQPLKKSEVEARIEASLGHHICRCTGYVRYYDATRTVLNDLGLVKEG; this comes from the coding sequence ATGGCTAACCGTCCACTGCAACTGACCCTCAACGGTCAACCGGTCGGCCCGGTCGAGGTCCCTGATGACCTGGCGATGATCGACTACCTGCACGAACACCAGAACCTCACAGGTTCCCGCCTGGGCTGCGGCCAGGGCATCTGCCACGCCTGCGTGGTGATCGTCGACAACCCCGATGGCACCAGCGAGGAAGTGCGCACCTGCATCACCGGCGCGCATTACTTCGAGGGCAAGAAGGTCCGTACCATTGAGGGCCATGCCAAACAGGACGAGGCTGGCAACCTGACGCTGAACCCGATCCAGCAGAAGTTCGTCGACCTGTTCGCCTTCCAGTGCAGCTATTGCGCACCGGGCTTCGTCAACGCCGCCACGGTGCTGGTGGAAACCGCCCAGCGCCAGCCGTTGAAGAAGAGCGAAGTGGAAGCGCGCATCGAGGCCAGCCTCGGCCACCACATCTGCCGCTGCACCGGGTACGTGCGTTACTACGACGCCACCCGCACGGTGCTCAATGACCTCGGCCTGGTCAAGGAGGGTTGA